One Thermoanaerobaculia bacterium genomic window carries:
- a CDS encoding cytochrome c yields the protein MTIRRRRPFSCLLGLAVFFAGCVRNEEAAAPLQAVRARPLTDVRFERTPERVERGRYLATAAVACVICHSERDLRLPGAPPVPGREFAGAVMAEEPGYRLVAPNLTPDVATGAGSWSDDMLARAIREGVGHDGRGLGGQMWWWAFRALSDEDLASIIVYLRSLPPVANSLPPRLLSPELEKGRAEGARPLDGPVAARDLTDPVERGRYLIEIADCLGCHSAWEAPIQPGLGGGGNAVERFGEKIWSANLTPDPTGIGPHTEGIFRGALRSGRGGTLHGAMPWVAYRNLSDADIGAIYLALRELPPVAHRVASSASGAKPTACPVCGQEHGFGELNVPPVYTRAPVDLRSLADAVGTYRFGVDFMAVTARDGALYVSDNGRPAVEAVPVEGGQFRGIGLVSPFSFERDAAGKVVALLTYDLGTTRWERGAAGAP from the coding sequence TTGACGATCCGCCGTCGCCGTCCGTTCTCCTGCCTCCTCGGGCTCGCCGTCTTCTTCGCCGGCTGCGTCCGCAATGAAGAAGCCGCTGCGCCACTCCAGGCCGTCCGGGCACGGCCGCTCACGGACGTGCGCTTCGAGCGGACGCCGGAGCGGGTCGAGCGTGGCCGCTACCTCGCGACCGCCGCGGTCGCCTGCGTGATCTGTCACTCCGAACGGGACCTGCGTCTCCCCGGAGCGCCCCCGGTTCCCGGGCGGGAGTTCGCGGGCGCGGTCATGGCGGAGGAGCCGGGCTACCGGCTGGTGGCGCCGAACCTGACCCCCGACGTTGCGACCGGAGCGGGATCCTGGAGCGACGACATGCTGGCACGCGCCATTCGCGAGGGCGTTGGGCACGACGGGCGCGGCCTCGGCGGCCAGATGTGGTGGTGGGCATTCCGGGCGCTCTCCGACGAGGACCTGGCCTCGATCATCGTCTACCTGCGCTCGCTGCCGCCAGTCGCGAACTCCCTGCCGCCGCGACTCCTCTCGCCCGAGCTGGAGAAGGGGCGCGCCGAGGGTGCACGGCCTCTCGACGGGCCGGTCGCAGCGCGGGATCTCACCGATCCGGTCGAGCGCGGCCGCTACCTGATCGAGATCGCCGACTGCCTGGGCTGCCACTCGGCCTGGGAGGCCCCGATCCAGCCAGGGCTGGGCGGTGGGGGCAATGCGGTCGAGCGCTTCGGCGAGAAGATCTGGAGCGCCAACCTGACTCCCGATCCGACCGGAATCGGTCCGCATACCGAGGGGATTTTCCGCGGCGCCCTGCGCAGCGGAAGGGGCGGGACGCTCCACGGGGCGATGCCCTGGGTCGCCTACCGCAACCTCAGCGACGCCGACATCGGGGCGATCTACCTCGCGCTCCGTGAACTGCCGCCGGTCGCCCATCGCGTCGCCTCGTCGGCCTCCGGGGCGAAACCGACGGCCTGCCCGGTCTGCGGCCAGGAGCACGGCTTCGGCGAGCTGAACGTGCCGCCCGTGTATACGCGTGCCCCGGTCGATCTCCGGTCGCTCGCCGATGCCGTGGGCACCTACCGGTTCGGGGTCGACTTCATGGCGGTGACTGCGCGTGACGGCGCGCTTTACGTGTCGGACAACGGCAGGCCCGCGGTCGAGGCCGTTCCGGTGGAGGGTGGACAGTTCCGCGGGATCGGACTGGTCTCGCCGTTCAGCTTCGAGCGTGACGCGGCCGGCAAGGTCGTCGCACTCCTCACCTACGACCTCGGCACGACGCGCTGGGAGCGCGGGGCGGCCGGCGCTCCCTAG
- the vorB gene encoding 3-methyl-2-oxobutanoate dehydrogenase subunit VorB encodes MDGAPQTTTTAPKRPLPYLEAQFCKGCGRCIGSCPKHCITYDDHVDPRTGLVPVVIDLHDCNGCALCISACPEPYGLRPETAAAAAAVESPPLPAPAATPAPGAPTPSAQIGVEGRTHLQPATEIEDECLPLPPREPLTVKGNHAAAIGALLAGCRQFYGYPITPSTEGTELMARLLPELGGAFVQAVSEVATIAHLYGAGGAGVKAMTFTSSPGLSLMLEGMSYLIGAELPAVVVNVMRGGPGLGNIAPEQSDIKLVCRGLGHGHTHAIVLAPASPQEMLDLTMLAFELTLKYRNPVILLADGYLGQMTGKIDLPPYYVKPGVPAWAVTGDRGHRRNLISSIYLAEADLEAHNHHLLAKYAEIEREEARAERYRTQDADVLLVACNTPARMAKGAVEALRSQGVLAGLFRPVTLWPFPVRPLLPVLEHVRRIVVVEASAGQLEDELRLALSHAGVAPPRIESVRRLGGVLPSTEEIVDAVLAKEFPGLGGRGMEVAS; translated from the coding sequence ATGGACGGAGCTCCCCAGACGACCACCACGGCCCCCAAGCGGCCGTTGCCGTATCTCGAAGCGCAGTTCTGCAAGGGTTGTGGACGCTGTATCGGATCCTGCCCCAAGCACTGCATCACCTACGATGACCATGTCGATCCGCGCACCGGCCTGGTCCCCGTGGTGATCGATCTCCACGACTGCAACGGCTGCGCGCTCTGCATCTCCGCCTGTCCGGAGCCCTACGGGCTGCGGCCGGAGACGGCTGCAGCCGCGGCGGCGGTCGAATCGCCACCGCTGCCGGCCCCGGCTGCCACGCCGGCGCCGGGAGCGCCCACCCCGAGCGCCCAGATCGGCGTCGAGGGTCGGACGCATCTTCAGCCGGCGACGGAGATCGAGGACGAATGCCTGCCGCTCCCGCCGCGCGAGCCGCTCACCGTCAAGGGGAATCACGCCGCTGCCATCGGCGCGCTGCTCGCCGGCTGCCGGCAGTTCTACGGCTATCCGATCACTCCCTCGACGGAAGGCACCGAGCTCATGGCGCGGCTCCTGCCGGAGCTCGGCGGAGCTTTCGTCCAGGCGGTGAGTGAGGTCGCGACCATCGCCCACCTCTATGGCGCCGGCGGCGCCGGCGTGAAGGCGATGACCTTCACCTCGTCGCCGGGGCTCAGCCTGATGCTCGAGGGGATGAGCTACCTGATCGGCGCCGAGCTCCCCGCGGTCGTCGTGAACGTCATGCGCGGCGGCCCCGGCCTCGGCAACATCGCGCCCGAGCAGTCGGACATCAAGCTCGTCTGCCGCGGACTCGGACATGGGCACACGCACGCCATCGTCCTCGCGCCGGCCTCGCCGCAGGAGATGCTCGACCTCACCATGCTCGCCTTCGAGCTGACGTTGAAGTACCGCAACCCGGTCATCCTCCTCGCGGACGGCTATCTCGGCCAGATGACCGGCAAGATCGATCTGCCGCCCTACTACGTCAAGCCTGGCGTCCCCGCCTGGGCGGTGACCGGCGACCGCGGGCATCGGCGCAATCTCATCTCTTCGATCTACCTCGCCGAGGCCGACCTCGAAGCCCACAACCACCACCTGCTCGCGAAGTACGCCGAGATCGAACGCGAAGAGGCGCGCGCCGAGCGCTACCGCACCCAGGATGCCGACGTCCTGCTCGTCGCCTGCAACACCCCGGCGCGGATGGCCAAGGGTGCCGTCGAGGCTCTGCGCTCCCAGGGAGTGCTCGCCGGGCTCTTCCGCCCGGTCACGCTCTGGCCGTTCCCCGTACGCCCACTCCTGCCGGTACTCGAGCACGTCCGCCGGATCGTGGTCGTCGAAGCGAGCGCCGGCCAGCTCGAGGACGAGCTGCGGCTCGCCCTTTCGCACGCCGGAGTCGCGCCGCCGCGCATCGAGTCGGTGCGCCGGCTCGGCGGCGTGCTGCCGTCGACCGAAGAGATCGTGGATGCAGTCCTGGCGAAGGAGTTCCCCGGCCTGGGCGGCCGCGGCATGGAGGTGGCATCATGA
- a CDS encoding 2-oxoacid:acceptor oxidoreductase family protein: MTVFYDLFERHAHGEGLKGHSTHYCPGCGHGLIQKYLAEAIDELGIQDRTIAVSPVGCAVFMYYYLDVGNTQAAHGRAPAVAVAHKLANPEAIVISYQGDGDLASIGLAEILSAAELSLPITVIFVNNAIYGMTGGQMAPTSLPGQVTVTSPYGRGTFEGKPLRMSEMIAGLDGPIYVERVALYDPKQRTRARKAIRKALELQIENRGFSFVEVLAECPTHLQKSPEEAEAWVRDAMTPYFPLGVKKDLTVEPRPALPVPDYDPLRLLSAIGASTKAPPRFAKGFPMQLGTRDIGVKFAGAGGDGAQTAAMLLTHSAIHEGFDATQIPSYGPESRGGTSYADVRLAADHVLSPAVPRPHVLVAFNAPSVAKFAPQILPGGVLIYDSSVTPDLPEMAAGVRVIGVPFTTIAAEIGKSNVKSVVALGAFQGALGLLPAESLLYTIRETLKKRAELVPLNEEAFRRGIGAGAILSEPVGVAAPP; this comes from the coding sequence ATGACGGTCTTCTACGATCTCTTCGAGCGCCATGCCCACGGCGAGGGTCTGAAGGGCCATTCGACGCACTACTGCCCCGGCTGCGGACACGGACTCATCCAGAAGTATCTCGCCGAGGCGATCGACGAGCTCGGCATCCAGGACCGCACGATCGCCGTCTCGCCGGTCGGCTGCGCGGTCTTCATGTACTACTACCTCGACGTCGGCAACACCCAGGCGGCGCACGGACGCGCGCCCGCCGTCGCCGTGGCGCACAAGCTCGCCAATCCGGAGGCGATCGTCATCTCGTACCAGGGGGACGGCGACCTCGCTTCGATCGGCCTCGCCGAGATCCTGTCGGCCGCCGAGCTCTCGCTGCCGATCACCGTCATCTTCGTCAACAACGCGATCTACGGCATGACCGGCGGCCAGATGGCGCCGACGTCGCTCCCCGGCCAGGTCACGGTGACCTCGCCCTACGGTCGCGGCACTTTCGAAGGCAAGCCCTTGCGCATGTCCGAGATGATCGCCGGCCTCGACGGCCCGATCTACGTCGAGCGCGTCGCGCTCTACGACCCGAAGCAACGCACGCGCGCCCGCAAGGCGATCCGCAAGGCGCTCGAGCTGCAGATCGAGAACCGCGGTTTCTCGTTCGTCGAAGTGCTCGCCGAATGCCCGACCCACCTCCAGAAGAGTCCCGAGGAGGCCGAGGCCTGGGTGCGCGATGCCATGACGCCGTACTTCCCGCTCGGCGTCAAGAAGGACCTCACGGTCGAACCCCGGCCGGCGCTGCCGGTGCCCGACTACGACCCGCTTCGCCTGCTGTCGGCGATCGGCGCCTCGACGAAGGCCCCGCCGCGGTTCGCCAAAGGCTTCCCGATGCAATTGGGCACGCGCGACATCGGCGTGAAGTTCGCCGGCGCCGGCGGTGACGGAGCGCAGACGGCGGCGATGCTGCTCACCCACTCGGCGATCCACGAAGGCTTCGACGCGACCCAGATCCCCTCCTACGGACCGGAGTCGCGCGGCGGCACCTCGTACGCCGATGTTCGCCTCGCTGCCGACCACGTGCTCTCGCCGGCGGTCCCCCGGCCGCACGTGCTGGTGGCGTTCAACGCCCCGAGCGTCGCCAAGTTCGCGCCCCAGATCTTGCCGGGCGGCGTGCTGATCTACGACTCGTCGGTGACCCCGGACCTCCCGGAGATGGCCGCAGGCGTCCGGGTCATCGGTGTGCCGTTCACCACCATCGCCGCCGAGATCGGCAAATCCAACGTCAAGAGTGTCGTCGCCCTGGGCGCCTTCCAGGGAGCTCTCGGCCTGCTGCCGGCGGAGTCTCTCCTCTACACGATCCGCGAGACACTCAAGAAACGCGCCGAGCTCGTGCCGCTCAACGAAGAGGCTTTCCGCCGCGGCATCGGCGCCGGGGCGATCCTCAGCGAACCGGTCGGAGTCGCCGCGCCGCCCTAG
- a CDS encoding protein kinase, whose translation MIGRRLGTYEITAKLGEGGMGEVWRATDTKLRRDVAVKILPPAFVADTERLARFEREAQLLAQLNHPNIAQIYGMEASGEAHALVMELVEGPTLAERLAQGALPLEESLAIARQIAEALEEAHEKGIVHRDLKPQNIKAPREGKVKVLDFGLAKAMEPAGAPPLSTSADFARSPTLMHSPTLTAIRGTELGVILGTAAYMSPEQARGLAVDRRADIWAFGVVLFEMLTGRSLFAGETVSDTLAGVLKTDVDWSALPVSVPPPVRQLLRRCLERNAKSRLRDIGDARLALEEAMAGRADETGPAPVAEPSRAPARWPWLLAASAAVALATFGLTRWLAPASPAGGAKTAHVSIALPPGYELGSSQLTPIAISHDGSRIAFVGLKDGRNRIFVRALDEPEAKPLEGTEGGDGPFFSPDGQWIGFFADGKLRKVTVNGAAVETLADVTSHRGGDWGDDGFLYFAPTNVGGIWRVPERGGAAAQYTRLEATAGEISHRWPHRVAGSDALLFSVWTGPGDDEHSIALQSEAAGAHRLLVKGGNAPQYVPRLGKLFYTRRGQLLSVDWRPSRADLGRAVPVAAREQPRDGVGNEGCGNFSVSDDGTLAYLFGGGTQNDQRLVWIDRSGVAAALPLPQRAYENVAVSPDGARAVVQIREAFTRLWVYEFSRGTLTPVGPASASSQAALWSADGSRLIFRGTRKGTRNLYWMPADGSAAEERLTTKSGVIQTPTSASSDGRILLFNEHGPGEPDGSGIWWLALDGDRTPKRLFPHPQDGANGQLSPDGRWVAYEARVSSRREIFVAPFSGAGERRLVSADGGTEPLWSRDGRELFFQSGNRLMSVTVSPGATFSATLPRVEHEGLFLRTITSNTSFGIVPDGKRFLRIQPVDQQPTILRIDLVLDWFSEVARR comes from the coding sequence ATGATCGGCAGGCGCCTCGGCACTTACGAGATCACCGCCAAGCTGGGCGAAGGCGGCATGGGAGAGGTCTGGAGAGCGACGGACACGAAGCTCCGGCGCGACGTGGCGGTGAAGATCCTGCCGCCGGCCTTCGTCGCCGATACGGAACGCCTCGCCCGCTTCGAGCGTGAAGCCCAGCTCCTCGCGCAGCTCAACCATCCGAACATCGCGCAGATCTACGGCATGGAGGCGAGCGGTGAGGCGCACGCCCTCGTCATGGAGCTGGTCGAGGGGCCGACCCTCGCCGAGCGCCTCGCGCAGGGAGCGCTGCCCCTCGAGGAGAGCCTCGCGATCGCGCGCCAGATCGCCGAAGCCCTGGAGGAGGCGCACGAGAAGGGCATCGTCCATCGCGACCTCAAGCCGCAGAACATCAAGGCGCCGCGGGAAGGGAAGGTCAAGGTCCTGGACTTCGGGCTCGCCAAGGCGATGGAACCGGCGGGAGCGCCGCCGCTTTCGACCTCGGCCGACTTCGCGCGCTCGCCGACCCTGATGCACTCGCCCACTCTCACCGCCATTCGCGGCACGGAGCTCGGCGTGATTCTCGGTACCGCGGCCTACATGTCGCCGGAGCAGGCGAGGGGCCTCGCGGTCGACCGGCGGGCGGATATCTGGGCTTTCGGAGTGGTGCTCTTCGAGATGCTCACCGGCCGCTCCTTGTTCGCCGGCGAGACGGTTTCCGACACCCTCGCCGGAGTGCTCAAGACCGATGTCGATTGGAGCGCGCTGCCCGTATCGGTCCCGCCGCCGGTGCGGCAGCTCCTGCGCCGTTGCCTCGAGCGGAACGCGAAGAGCCGGCTGCGCGATATCGGCGACGCGCGACTGGCGCTCGAGGAGGCGATGGCGGGGCGTGCCGACGAAACCGGACCCGCGCCTGTCGCAGAGCCGTCGAGAGCGCCGGCCAGATGGCCGTGGCTGCTCGCTGCGAGCGCCGCCGTGGCGCTGGCCACGTTCGGCCTGACTCGTTGGCTCGCTCCTGCCTCGCCGGCGGGCGGCGCGAAGACCGCGCACGTCAGCATCGCGCTGCCTCCCGGTTACGAACTGGGCTCGAGCCAGCTCACCCCGATTGCGATCTCGCACGACGGTAGCCGGATCGCCTTTGTCGGCCTGAAGGACGGCAGGAACCGCATTTTCGTGCGTGCACTCGACGAGCCCGAGGCGAAGCCGCTCGAAGGCACCGAAGGGGGCGACGGACCGTTCTTTTCGCCCGACGGGCAGTGGATCGGTTTCTTCGCCGACGGCAAGCTGCGCAAGGTGACCGTGAACGGGGCCGCCGTGGAGACGCTCGCGGATGTGACGTCGCACCGGGGTGGCGACTGGGGGGACGACGGCTTTCTTTACTTCGCGCCGACCAATGTCGGCGGCATCTGGAGGGTGCCGGAGCGCGGTGGCGCTGCTGCCCAGTACACGCGCCTCGAAGCGACCGCAGGCGAAATCAGCCACCGCTGGCCGCACCGAGTCGCCGGCAGCGACGCCCTGCTGTTTTCCGTGTGGACGGGGCCGGGGGACGACGAGCACAGTATCGCGCTGCAGTCGGAGGCGGCGGGAGCGCATCGGCTCCTCGTCAAGGGCGGCAACGCTCCGCAGTACGTCCCGCGCCTCGGGAAGCTCTTCTACACTCGTCGCGGTCAGCTGCTGAGTGTCGACTGGCGGCCGTCGCGAGCGGACCTCGGCCGGGCGGTGCCGGTCGCCGCGCGAGAGCAGCCGCGCGACGGCGTGGGCAACGAAGGCTGCGGGAACTTCTCGGTCTCCGACGACGGGACGCTCGCCTACCTGTTCGGCGGTGGGACGCAGAACGACCAGCGCCTGGTCTGGATCGATCGCAGTGGCGTGGCGGCTGCCCTACCCCTGCCGCAACGGGCGTACGAGAACGTCGCCGTCTCCCCGGATGGCGCACGGGCCGTCGTGCAGATCCGGGAGGCCTTTACCCGGCTTTGGGTCTACGAGTTCTCGCGCGGCACGCTGACGCCGGTCGGCCCGGCGAGCGCGAGCAGCCAGGCTGCGCTCTGGTCCGCCGACGGCTCGCGATTGATCTTCCGGGGCACCCGGAAGGGGACACGCAACCTCTACTGGATGCCGGCGGACGGCTCGGCGGCCGAAGAGCGCTTGACGACGAAGTCCGGCGTCATCCAGACGCCGACCTCGGCCTCCTCCGACGGACGGATCCTGCTCTTCAACGAACACGGTCCGGGGGAGCCCGACGGCTCCGGCATCTGGTGGCTCGCGCTCGACGGCGATCGGACACCGAAGCGGCTGTTTCCGCATCCCCAGGACGGCGCGAACGGGCAGCTCTCGCCCGACGGGCGCTGGGTAGCCTACGAGGCTCGCGTCTCCTCGCGCCGGGAGATCTTCGTCGCGCCGTTCTCGGGCGCCGGCGAAAGACGCCTGGTCTCGGCCGACGGGGGCACCGAACCCCTCTGGTCGCGCGACGGGCGGGAGCTCTTCTTTCAGAGCGGCAACCGGTTGATGTCCGTCACCGTGTCGCCCGGGGCGACGTTCTCGGCGACGCTGCCACGCGTCGAGCACGAGGGTCTCTTCCTGCGCACCATCACCAGCAACACCAGCTTTGGCATCGTGCCGGACGGGAAGCGCTTCTTGCGCATCCAGCCGGTCGATCAGCAGCCGACGATCTTGCGCATCGACCTGGTGCTCGACTGGTTCTCCGAGGTCGCGCGGCGCTGA